In Ciconia boyciana chromosome 1, ASM3463844v1, whole genome shotgun sequence, the genomic stretch CAGGAGGCAGTGGTACTGCCAGGTAAGGACCTAATCTGAGCCTGACTGGAGTGGCAGGTGTTGAGCCTGGTTCACAGGTTATTACAAAATATCAATAGCAGTCATGGAGTTAAACCTCAATTCAAGTCCTTCCTTTTAGCAGaataatcaatattttaaaaattactttctcttaGAGTACGGGCTAAACTTTTCTGATAGTCTGCTATACATTAATCCTATAACTGATTTATAATTACTACTTCTAGTAATTAAAGCCTCTCTAAAGAGAAGGCTGATATATGATATATCTTTCTGTGACTAAAGTAAAGTAGAGTAAtatcttttcaaaggaaaaaaagaaagctaggACCCAAAGAAGGTTAGGTAGCAAAGTCATATGAATTCCAGGCGTGGACAGAGTAAAGAGCCCTTAGCTTCATGCCCTTAGAAAATCCCAGCCCAAGTGAGTATTGTCCTGAAGTTTCTGTGGTATTTCTGTCTTAATACCAATATAGAAAACATAAATTGTCTGAGGGTACAGTAAAAAATGTTACACGGACAGCACCCATCATGTGGTGCTGGGACTTAGTGTGGAGTCCTGGCTAAATGgcaacaaaactgcaaaatcttttttcatcttttctttaggCAGTCCTGGAGGGTTCCACATCAGGGAAATTGTAATGCACTAATCTATCTCTTTGCTAGCAGAATtcacaaagcaggaaaataaattattttccttggcCTGGGTGCAAGAACAAGGCCCTGCTCTCCCTGTTATCCTGGAACAGCTACAGACCTGACCAGAATTAAGCAGTCCTTGAGTTGTAAAGGTGCTGAACCCCTCTGGCTCCCAGTGGGATTTGAATGCCTTCAGCAGTGTTGAAAATCAGGTCGCAAGATCCTCTGAGAATGCCAACGTTTCACGAGAAATAATTTGCATGAAACTCACCTAGGGATATGCCTGCCTCACGTTCCATAAAATAGTCCCAATTTTTCATCACAGCATCGCAATTAATAGGCAGAAGTGtctttatgtatatatttactCATTTACCTATGTATGTGTATAGGTGTTTCACATTTCAGCCTCATCCCAACAAGGTGTGCCTTTGCTCTGGGATGAGCTGGGATGATACTGACCATTGGGGGGAAGCAGGCACTCCTACAAGGTGCATGCCCCATCTGGGCTCATTGAAAGCCAAGGAAATAATGacacaaataaatacttttgCTTCATAAAGAAGGGGATCCTGTATACTGGCTTTGTTGTCCATGCATGCTATCTAGCAACATTAGAATGGAGACCCCAGAGTGCTTTATAGCAGCGAAGCACACTTGAATTTCACAACATCTTTTCCTAGCACAGCGTGATACCCTGAAAGTTTCTGTAATGATCTGAGAATGAAGTTGCGTTATGTCCTTTATCatctccctttttattttatatgaaggATCAATACAGCTAAAGGTTAGAAAAGCCCCATCTGGTACTTGCAATGCTGGCTCCTAGTTGCCTCCAGTTGGAAGTGTGAGCTCAGCCGTAACCACAATGCTGCTAGCAAATGctataaaaaggaaagctgtcTGAAATTGGAAAAGTTTTTTCCAACGCTTActcagagaaggcagcagcaggtctgtTCAATGCATTGGGGATGctgcagccaaaaaaaaatctgtaatggGGGTGGGTGTGAAAGGAAACATGAGGTTGTCaatcaaagtgaaaaagaacagaatttccAGGGAGCTGGAAACACTAtattaaaaagaagcttttcggagaagaccaaaaaaaattttttccttggagatggacagaaaaaggacaagaagacggagaaagagaaggagctggaagaaaaagaataagatTGTAATTCACAAGGCCAGCGTGAAAGAGGTCACTGGTCAGAGTTGCAGGGGATTAAGAACTCCTCCCAGAGCTAGCACACACATTGTGTTCTCTGGGTGCTGGCCTTTGTCACATCAAGCAGGGACTTTGAAAACTGCTGTGATCTATTTAAGATgatctcattttcttctaaatggGCATGGTTTTTTTGCTACAGATTCCTACcacatattaaaattaaattttggaaGAACTTTTCAGTGAATGACCATGAAGTACCACGAGAAAGTGGAAACAGGCAAGTGGGGAAAGCCCAGTGCAGACTTAGCTCTCAGTCCTGTCAGTGTCCTTCAACACCTTAAAATGTACATAAACCCGCTATTGCTGTTATAGTGGAGCCCCAAAGCCCAGTGATCTGGCGGATCGTTGTTTTAGGCAATATAAAATCAGTAAGCAGGAAGTGCATCCCCACACTAAGCTGTTACTATCTGTATGagtaaatacattattaaacACAAAATCCAAGTGGTTCTTTTATGAGGCTGATGCTCAGAACTGAAAAGCCACAATTGCCACTACAGTCAGAAGAAGCTGCAGGGGTTCAACAGACACTGACAAAAACTAGAGACACATTTGGGAACCTACAGATACTTCGCAAGAACTCACAAGAATGGGGAGATCAGGAATCAGGAGCACAGATTCACATTTACAAGGAAGATATGCTGGACAtacatctattttattttagagtaCCTACTGCTCTGCCAGAAAATGGAGCACAAACAATGAAGACTTGCATGTGCATAAAAGACTTCAATTATTAATACTTTCCCCTCACATTTAGGAAAGAATACACAGTGAGTAGGTGTGATAAGGAAGAGCAGGGAATCATGACTGGGGCAGCCGGTACCTCCTGGAACAACGCTGCTTGGTCTTTGGGCCCGTCAGCATCTCATGGCAGATGAGATTGTTCACTAGCTGCCTCATCCgcacagctgcttctttcccaGGAGACTGCCTGAGCCAGGTGTGAAGAAAGAGAGGTCATTGCTCTTGCGAGTaaacagagaacagaagaatgaaagaaatgcaagaggTTATATTGCAAAGTGACATTTTCTGGAAGAACTGTTTTGAATAATTGGGGTCTGCAGAGAGTTGTGCATCTCTCAAACTAGAAAGACTTACTATGCATTGTACTAGTAGCTGGCAAAGGAGAGCTTTGGGGTTCAGCAGAGACACAAATGGAGAGGTACCCACTTCCCCAAATCCATCCCTCTGGTAACCTAGGCAGAGACATCATATAACCCCTTTTAGAAGCCTCCTGAGCTCCCtcaggggaaaacaaacaaacaaacaaccagaTTTTATTCATGTAGCTTCTACGGCAGGGCTGTTCCACAGTCTCAGTCCTCTCACGGCAGTATCTTTGCTCCTTCATTTCTGGCTCAGATATGTTAATGTTCAGTGCATACCCGTTTGCTGTAGTGCCCGCATAATTCTCCTTCTTACATAGCTTTTTGCCTTCTCAGATTGCAAAATGCCTGTCCTCTGGAGACAGCCGTCATAGTTCTTTCATATTCAATTTGCTAGACTCAAGGAGCAACGCTCCTCTCATCCCTCATAACAGTCATCGTTCTATGCCGCATCTGTTCTCTCTGCCCCTCTTTTAGTTTGGCTTCTTGAACGTGCGTGACCAGAAGCATACACAATCATCAAGATGAGCTGTGAATGTACCTGTATGTCCCTAAAatactttgaattttaaaatcacatttgaattttaaaatcaccTCCTAAAAtcacatttgtcttttttttttttttcttggatgcATCATATGGGCTACAGACTGACTCTGTGGAACCAATTAAAACACCCAAGGTCTTCTCCACAACCATTTCCAGACGATGAGCTCCCAGTGAATAAATGATGATCTTATTAATTCCCAAGTATATGACCTCAGACCCTGTAGTATTGAATTTCATCCCATGCCGGTTACTCTCGGCCTCGAAGTCGTCTCATTCTCTCTGCGTAACACAGTTGTCCTCTCTGTTGATGATACATCCCAACTTGGGGTCACTAAGTTTTCTCAGCACGGTCCTAATCTCCATCGCATGGTCCTAGATGCAAACGCCCAGTGGAATCTGAAGAAATTGTAGCAAAAACGTCAACATTTTTAGGACCCCTCCAACAACCCCGAGATACCCGTGGATGAATGCCACCTTCCCACCCAGGAGGTCCCAGGAGGTCTCACCGGTTCTACAGCCAACACGTTGGGGAAGTCAGGTCTGAGAACGGAAGCGAGGGGCGAGGGGAGGTCTGTGGCGCTTTACTCTGTCCCCTGGCGCCATGCACCGCCTCGGGAGCAGACAGGGGCCGTCCtcccccgccgcgctccccgaGACGCCCGGTgccgcggcggcccggccccgagCCCGCCCGAGgcagcggccccgccgcggggccgccggcctAGGGGTCGGTAGCGAGCCGCCCGCCGCGCCTGTCCGGCAGCCATGGCCGCCCTCCGGCTGTGGCGGCTGAGGAGGCCCCTGGCCGCGGCCTTCGGcagcgccgcggcggcggcgggagcagggcagccgcCCCCGCCGGAGAAGCTGACGGACCGGCGGCAGGCGGGGGGCGTCCggtgaggcggcggcggcggcgcggggggggagGCAGCGCTGCGGGCCCGTCCCTGAGGCTCCGAATGCGTTCATTGCTTGTTTTAATAGCAACCCGCGTTGTATTTAACGGCTTTTACAGAAACATTATCCTGAACAACCCGAGGAAGAGAAACGCCCTGTCCCTCTCCATGCTGCAGTCGCTCAGGGAGGACCTGCTGCACGACGTCAGAAGCAAAGAGCTCCGAGTTATCATCATCTCAGGTACTTCCGTCATTTAAGGCCGACGGAAGAGAAGGGGGGGGcgagagaaggggaaaaaccgGGGTAATACGGAGGTTAAACTGAAATCTCTCACAGAATTATGGAAAATGGTACGGGAATGGACTTGTGTGTTGTCTTCCGTACAGCTGGCCAGGAAGGTGCAGGGTGTCCTACGTGTGCCTTCACCCTTCAGAGCCTGCTCTCGTGCTGTGCTTTTATACTCGTCCCAGTTTCCACTCTCACGTACATAGTTACTCATTCTTGAACATGGCATTAACaatttgcttggtttttgttatatttttgttGATAGTTGTGTAAGAAGAAGCACTGTAGAAACACGTTTCaaaatgtcagtatttcagTCAGGTTGTGCAGTGTGTTTACAGAGTCGattggcttttcctttttgtaaaaaCAATCAGTCAATGAAATAATTGATTTCAAAACTGTACGTAAAGAAACctttaaagagaacaaaagccAGGTTCTAATGGTTATCAAACTAAAGAAATAACATTCCCAGATACAGGTTTTCGTGCAGGAACAGGCTGAGCTGGTATGACATTTGTTGCCTTTGGTGGCAGGTACAGATGGTTCAGGTAAACAGGGCTCACGAGGTTTCTTCAAATCATGTGctctgttcccctgctccaagCCAGGATCAGCCTCATTATCTTTGCGACTGGTTTgtcaaaactgtttttaaaacccTCCGATGAAGGAGAGACCATAATATTGATACCGCAGTCACCCATAACCTGCAGATGTAAAACATTCTCTCTCAGAGCCTATTACAGTTTTCTTCCATTGAGGTATTAACCTGTAGAGTTCTTAAAGATAATGAAACTTGAGCTGTTCTTAAGCCATCTTTTTTTGCCCTGCTATTCTAAGATAATCTTCCCCTGCCCCGCTTCCAAACATCTTGTAAAAATAGGTTTATTAATTTAGGATGCTGCTGTTTCCTGTACGTAGAGGAAAACACTGTGTGCTTGTGCACATACACATGAGCATGGAAATAAGCTAACTTCACAGGAGTaagtttaaatatatatattcaaatatatattacaaatatattGTTACAAATATACAttacaaatatacatatatacaaatatacaaatatacatatacaaagTTACAAATTTTGTGAAACATTTCAGGTTCTTCTTTGGGAGTACAGTAGTCTGGGAGTTTGCGAGCATGACttcatttgcttgtttgttttagtataaaaagaaattgcacGTTCCTGTTGATTTCCAATTCCCTTGCTGAATGGAATGCAAAAGAACAAatctcaagaaaataaaagacttcTCAGGGAATGCTTTGAGTCTTTAACAGAGACTTTGCAGTGGGTTCTTCTTCAATGAGGCACAAATGCAGATGTGATTAATTTCCAGATATGTATTGCTGATCCCATGAGCTGACTGATGTTAATTGTGTGGTTATTTCTGGATAGACTGTGCCACAATAATGTGGTCCGTAAGAAACAAATGCATAGGTAAGGTTGTGTCTGCATAGTTGTAGCTGGAAATGTCACGTCCATACAAATATCTGAGAAATTCTGAAGGATTCAAAAGCATCAGATTGGTTTATTCTTATGGCAGATATCCTCATGACAAAGGAAAACTATTGTAAAGATAGTGTACCCGTAAAGGGTGTTTTGATCTTAGCTGCCACTGGAGGCAAGCAAATCCAAAACTCGGGTCCACAGAAACCTGCTCTTTTGCTGCCCAAACCCTGGACGTGCTTTTTGGCATTCTCTAGATGACAGTTTTAGCAGTGGAGGAAAAGATGTCCCAACAACCCTTCTGGTTCTCCTCTAACAGAACAaccttttttctggtttttttccattgtgaCCTTGAATGCCATGACACAAAAATCTTGATGCTTATTTAGTAAAAGTTACTCATTAATGCTGGGTTCAATCAGTAGGGAATAACTGTATCTGTTAGTCTGAGAGCAGAGCACTCCATCCTTGCTCCAGCTGAGTTTACATTGTACCAAGGAGCTGTTTAGTCCTTACAAGAAACTGGGCTCAGAGGTGTGAAGTGCCTTATTTTTAACTGAGTTAACTTGGAATGGAAGTAAAACTAGGCCTTTACAAAAGTTTATGGGTGTTACTGTGGTTAGATGTTGCATTGTGGCAATTTAAAGATGTTACAAAACCCAGAAGGCAATATTTCGGAACTCTCTGTAAAACTCCGTCCCCAAGCTCCTTTTTGACCATTGACATCTCATTGACATACCTTTAGCTGGGATGTTGATATGCCGCTACCCCTGGTTTATTGATTAATTCAGACTGACTTTTCCTGAAAATCTTTGCAGCTGAAGGACCTGTATTTTGTTCCGGCCATGATTTAAAGGAACTGTCAAGTGAAGAAGATGTGAAGCATCATTCTcaagtatttgaaatatgtgCAGAGGTAAGCAGTTCTGCTTAAGTGCCACCCCTTTTACCTGGTATTAAGAGCAAGCAATGATACTGGTTTAAGGAGGGACAGCATTACTCATCTGCTAGCTAAAGCACAGACTGTTGCTCCAGATtccttgctttttgctgttctgcCATTTTAATACCTGTTCCTGGTACAATTATGTTTTCCGTGGATTTCTCTACGTGCAAATACAAGTGCTAGAATGCCAAAGTGGCATTGGCATGTTCCTTAGTTTAGCCAGTGTTCCTTGCAGCTGAGTATTTGGGCAGTCTTTCCTGAATATCTAGGGATAACCACCTTCATACCACTTGTGATCAGATGTTCTTTCCCAGCATCTAGCTAATAGCTCAAGACCGGCTTAAACATCAAGTAGACAATGTGAAAGTAAGATCTGAATACATCTCTGACTCGGTGGTTGCCCAGTCAGCAGACCATACAAGTTCTTGTTACAAAGGCACAGACCCAGAAGTCGGGAAGTTAAAGTGAATCCTGGAGCCTTTGGAGAGAATGGCAAAAACCCCTCTGATTGTAACGGCCCTAGAACTTGACCCCTAATCCTGCTCAGCGTGACCACAAAGTAATTTGAAACCTTTTGTTCTGGTTCCTCCAGTAATAATGATCTCTACACACATTGTCAAGCCCATATTTAACAAATGCTGTAAAAGCCATGTGTGAAAGTTACCACTGAAGGGCCTTCAGTGTAATATGAAGCAATTATCCTGGCAGCTTTGCCTGGATTTCATCTTGGTATGCTGATCACAAAGAGGTAAGCATAAATATGACTGAATGACAGGTTAGTCCCTTCATCAGAAAGGAGCCGAGGTCCAATAGTTTAGCAGCCAAtagtttaatattaattttgcaGTTGCAGGGCAGAATACCAGTATGTTGTCAGTGGAAAACTGAACCATGCAGCTTCCGGGTCACAGAATAGGAAAGATCAggcagaaaaaatgtgaaacttaTTCCATATAGCATGAAATCAAGAGTTGGTAAATTTCTCACTTTAAGGACCAGAAGAATTTAACTTGTCCTGTATGTATTTCTAGCATTGTGGCTATATTCAGGATTAATGAGTAGTATGGCAAGCTTAACTTTGATTAATGAAGAGAAATAGCAAAAAAGTACAGAATGTCAGCATTTAGAGTTAAAAACAAGCCTAGCTTTCTTTGTGAGAATGGTGCCCTACTGTATAGTAAGTTTAGTAAGGGAGCATtactacaaataaaaaaagatgtacCAATTTCAGATGAATATTTCTGAGACCATGAAATTCAGAGATAGGGAGATACTCAAAACACAACTgtcctggacaacctgctctaCCCAAGCCTGCTTGAGTAGAGgggttggactcaatgatctcAAGAGGTCACTGCCAACCTAAATGCCTCTGTGAAATTGGCAAAGCAAGTTGAGGAAGAAATTAagtagaagaaatgaaatgacacTTGAAGTGATCCCTTTTCTGATGTTCATGGTAGTGATAAATGCTTTAAACTCTCTACCTGAGTATCCTAAAGGGATCTAAGTTTCTCATAAATCACAACTCACTATTATCCCCATGGAGGAAGAAGGTCTTACTGTTAAATAATAATGGCACTTTACAGAAATAGATAAATTAATTTAGGCTTTATTTAGGATCCTAACTAATATCTAAATTTTAGTTGTCTGGTAGAATAattaacttttgcttttttttggtcaagagagggagaaaggtaCTTTTGAGGGCTTCCAAAATGGGATTGTGTcttcctcagtttcaatactTAAGTAGAATGGATCCTACCCTAAATGACATGCCTACAGCATTGTGGACTAGGGGGTCCAGAGCATTGGACTGATTTTTAGGAACCTTGGCTTCTACATCTGTCTATGACTGGTAGTCTTAAGGAGATCATCTCAGCTGCTATACCTCTGTTTCCTCATGCATATAACAATGGTAGCAACACTATATAATGCAGTATCCAAGAGCTACGTACTCTCCACATACAAGTTTGAGACAGCTGAGAAGATCACTTCCCCAGAGgcttttcaaatacaaaaccatAAGTACCAGGGGGTTTTTCGGAGAAGCAGTTGACTTTGAATTTTTATAACCACAAGAGTACTTTGTAGCTGTTTGTCTGCATGGATGCAACTATTGTTACTCTTTTGTTGTCGGCTTCTCAAGATCTGCTGAAAAACTGTGTTTAAGCAAAGATAGAAGAATGGAGAGAAAGACTGATCAAATTCAGAACTGAATGTAGGTAGTTTTACCTAAGCAACATAAAATTTGCTAGACTTCATCTACTGGAGAAATGGAAGTagtaaatgaaaatttgttATCTTGCCACACTGTGCCaatatgagattttttttttatccagaTAAGGACTGTAATCATTTAACtagcattttctgtcttcaggcATTAAAATTAGGTGAGTTTGTTGATTCCCACTGTGTGGAAGGAGAACCTGAGTTAGAAAAGTTAAGgcaaattaatctttcttaaCCAGCTATCTGAAGTTGGATGTCCAACCTTCAAGAAttatcagagagagagagagagaaaatgagagagtGAGTGTGTTTTCGCATCTTATGTCTAATGCAAGCAGGAAAAATTGTTTCCTGGAAGGTAAGTCTCTCCCTGGAATGCAGAGTAAACCTAGAAAGATATCCAGTGATTGTGTTTCGGTGAGATCATGCAGAAACCCGCAATAAGCTGGTTTAATTTCTTGGGACAGAGGCTTTTATTAAGTCAGTTTTCCATTATGAAGGGGGGGATGGCGTATCTTGGATACACATCTTCCCACAGCCAGGAACACTAGACCTGCAGTGCAGCGGCACCCAAGCTCCATGCAGATCTGATAACAAGTGTTTCTGCCTTTCATTCTtgtgttttccatttccacTGGAGTTAGCAGGACCTACTCATGCTACATAAACACAACTGAGCAGCTACTGGAACAGCAGTGGTCTTGTGCATCAAAACAGGTTTTGCAGAGAGCTTACTTCTTTTACTAAACTCCAattaataaagctgaaaaatgcacACATCAGGTATGTGAAGCAATTGCAAGTTTTAGAACAGCCACTGCTTAAACTTCAGGGACTAACTTACCACTTTTTTTTGTGCATGCAGGTTATGACTTTAATCCAGAAACTTCCAGTACCAGTGATTGCCCAAGTAAATGGCTTAGCTACAGCAGCAGGCTGTCAGCTTGTGGCAAGCTGTGACATTGCAGTGGCGAGTGAGAAATCTCAATTTGCTACTCCTGGAGTAAACATCGGACTGTTTTGCTCCACACCAGCTGTGGCCTTGGGCAGATCTCTTCCAAGAAAGGTAGGCTTCCTTCTCAGATACTCTTTGTAATTTTGCAAGAAGTAGGTTCCCCTGTTAGGAGTTTTAGTTCCATTGcctaaactttattttcctgcagtacAACATTCAAAATACTTAATTGCAAAAGACATCTTCGTAACTCTTTGgactgggaaaaataataaagggaTGAACTCTGTTTAGGGGAAGCAGCTTCCTACTGATGCGATTCCAACCAGCATGAACTTCTACCAGCAGCACACCAGCTCAGCAATCCCTTTCCTTTCCAACAGACAGCTCTGTGCTTTAGACAATAATGTTGTCCCCTGATGAGGAAACCCCTGCAGGTTCAGGATATCAGTCCCACCGAGGTATCAGTTCTCGCCAGGCAGTGACATTTCACTGCCAGCGTGATCTGCCTGGGTGTAGATCAAGATGCTTTAAATAGCATCTAAAACCCTCCTATACCTTCTTCCTGCTTTATTTCCTACTGATTGTGACTACACATCTCTCACTGCATAAACAATAGTATGATCTGTAAAGCTTCTgtaactgagaaaagaaattttaagttCTGATCCGGCTGGATTCACGCGGACAGACTCTTCAAGCCCAGCAGGGCTCTCCTGAGAGGCAAGGACTTAACTGCACAAGTCCAATTGCTGGGTAAGAGCTTCAGCTTTAAATTTCCCATCTGTAAGGCCATCCTGTTCAAATATagtctggtttttttccaagtgtgCTATAGTGTACAGTATAACTGTTTCTGAATTACTATTTCTGGGGTTTATGgttacctttttaaaatgtgtgggATATACTTTTCTCTGTGCCACTTTTCAAAGTAGCAAGAACAATCCCTACAGGATTACTGATTTTACCTTTTATCAAATGAAATGTTGCCATTGTTTGTAGCTACCAGAGCAAAGCTACTAATGAGGATAATCAGCTCTTACGATTCAGGGCATTGGTCAATTGCATTAGGAGTCatgcaaaaaaattcttattgaTATATAACATTGAATAGTCACTGAGTatttgtgggattttttaatttgaaacctGATGTACAAGAtgctggaagcagcaggagactGAAATAGATGCAGCTATAAGAAGGACATATTTAAAAACACCCCGACCAAACTTAAACTAAGGCAGGTTTAAACTACACATTGGCAATGTGTAAACTACAAATTGACATAGTTAAGTCTTTATTTATCATTATATGCCCAGCTTAAAATACTGAGTTCAGTCATCTGACATTGTGGACCATCCACATCTCTCTTAATTCCTACTGCAATCACTGGAGATTCTGggcttttgaaaagaaaccCAGAGGTGTCAGCCTAGGACAGCTGCAGTCAGTGGGCAGGTTTGAAAAAAGGCCAACTTTAGACCCAGTCCTTCTCTTTGCTGAAACCTCTTAGCACTTCTGTGGCAGTTTAAAAGGCCAAAAGATTTCAATCTTATATTTGTCAAAAGAGTAACTTGTACTTGAAGGAGGAAGCTGAAAttccccaaacaaaccaaagtaATAAGGCAGTTGAATTGacttaatataatattttttcttgttcaggTGGCATTAGAGATGCTTTTCACGGGTGAACCTCTTTCTGCCCAAGAAGCATTAATGCACGGGCTTGTCAGCAAGGTGGTACCAGAAGCCaagctggaagaagagaccaTGAAAATCTCTCAGAAGATATGCGAAAGCAGCAAATCCGTCCTGGCGTTGGGGAAAGCCACCTTTTACAGACAGATGACACAGGACCTTGATACTGCTTACAAAATGACTACTCAGGTCATGGTAGACAATTTGACCTTGAGAGATGGGCAGGAA encodes the following:
- the ECHDC3 gene encoding enoyl-CoA hydratase domain-containing protein 3, mitochondrial; the encoded protein is MAALRLWRLRRPLAAAFGSAAAAAGAGQPPPPEKLTDRRQAGGVRNIILNNPRKRNALSLSMLQSLREDLLHDVRSKELRVIIISAEGPVFCSGHDLKELSSEEDVKHHSQVFEICAEVMTLIQKLPVPVIAQVNGLATAAGCQLVASCDIAVASEKSQFATPGVNIGLFCSTPAVALGRSLPRKVALEMLFTGEPLSAQEALMHGLVSKVVPEAKLEEETMKISQKICESSKSVLALGKATFYRQMTQDLDTAYKMTTQVMVDNLTLRDGQEGIEAFIQKRKPVWSHSQDEKK